A genomic window from Companilactobacillus alimentarius DSM 20249 includes:
- a CDS encoding proline--tRNA ligase: MKQSKLYIPTLKQTPSDAEAVSHQLMLRAGYVRQVSAGVYSYLPLAWSVIRKLEDIIRKEMDKIDAAEMQMPAILPADLWKESGRYETYGDNLFKLKDRHEREFVLGPTHEETFTSVVKESLNSYKKLPLVLYQMQMKYRDEDRPRYGLLRGREFLMQDAYSFTANKDQLDVIFNQMEQAYRNIFDICGLNYRAIIGDAGAMGGTDSKEFSAIAKIGEDTIAYSDDSDYSANLEMAASKMDENLVEAKKEAKEVDTPDVHTISALAELLKVDASRIMKAVAYMADDEPVLVMIRGDYDVNDVKVKNYLGADFLREATADEVQNVFHSVPGFIGPKGMDDKVKVLYDSSLVGLMNFVVGINRADVHLFNANFDDIVSETPEFRDFRVIKEGETSPDGHGKIKFTRGIEIAHIFKLGTKFSKALGANFLDENGKSNPLIMGCYGIGISRLLSAIIEQHNDENGIIWPVKLAPYQIHVVPIKYNNDVQGKLSDEVVELLQNEGFDVLLDDRKERPGVKFADSDLIGLPIRITVGKKAGDGIVELKIRSTGETIEVNKDELVNSVKILLKNQ, encoded by the coding sequence TTGAAACAATCAAAATTATATATTCCAACTCTGAAGCAAACTCCTTCAGATGCTGAAGCTGTCAGTCATCAGTTGATGCTGAGAGCCGGATATGTTCGTCAAGTTTCTGCAGGTGTCTATAGTTATTTACCACTTGCTTGGTCAGTAATTCGTAAGCTTGAAGATATTATTCGTAAAGAAATGGATAAAATTGATGCAGCAGAAATGCAAATGCCTGCTATTTTGCCCGCAGATCTTTGGAAGGAAAGTGGCCGTTATGAAACCTATGGTGATAATCTTTTCAAATTAAAGGATCGTCATGAAAGAGAATTCGTCTTAGGACCAACACATGAAGAAACTTTTACTAGTGTTGTCAAAGAAAGTTTGAATAGTTACAAGAAATTGCCACTAGTTTTATATCAAATGCAAATGAAGTATCGTGATGAGGATCGCCCTCGTTATGGATTGCTTCGTGGTCGTGAATTCTTAATGCAAGATGCTTATTCTTTCACAGCTAACAAGGATCAATTGGATGTTATCTTTAATCAAATGGAACAGGCTTATCGCAATATCTTTGATATTTGTGGATTGAATTATCGAGCTATTATTGGCGATGCAGGAGCTATGGGTGGTACTGATTCTAAAGAGTTTTCTGCAATTGCCAAAATCGGTGAAGATACGATTGCTTATTCAGATGATAGTGACTATTCAGCTAACTTGGAAATGGCTGCTAGTAAAATGGATGAGAATCTAGTTGAAGCAAAAAAAGAAGCTAAAGAAGTCGATACGCCTGATGTGCATACTATTTCTGCTTTAGCCGAATTATTAAAAGTCGATGCTTCAAGAATTATGAAGGCTGTTGCTTACATGGCTGATGACGAACCTGTCTTAGTTATGATTCGTGGTGACTATGACGTTAATGATGTTAAAGTGAAGAACTATTTGGGTGCTGACTTCTTGCGTGAAGCTACAGCCGATGAAGTTCAAAATGTTTTCCATAGTGTACCAGGATTCATTGGTCCTAAAGGAATGGATGACAAAGTTAAAGTTCTTTATGATAGCTCATTGGTTGGTTTAATGAATTTTGTTGTTGGAATTAATAGAGCTGACGTCCATTTGTTCAATGCTAACTTTGATGATATCGTATCTGAGACTCCTGAATTCAGAGATTTCCGTGTCATCAAAGAGGGTGAAACTTCACCTGATGGTCACGGTAAGATTAAATTTACTCGTGGAATTGAGATTGCCCATATCTTTAAATTGGGAACTAAGTTCTCTAAGGCACTCGGTGCTAATTTCTTAGATGAAAATGGTAAATCTAATCCATTGATTATGGGATGTTACGGTATTGGTATTTCTAGACTATTGTCAGCTATCATTGAACAACATAATGATGAGAATGGTATTATTTGGCCTGTTAAATTAGCCCCATATCAAATTCACGTGGTTCCAATCAAATACAATAACGATGTTCAAGGGAAACTTAGCGATGAAGTTGTAGAATTGTTGCAAAATGAAGGCTTTGATGTTTTACTTGATGATCGTAAGGAACGTCCTGGTGTTAAATTTGCTGACTCAGATTTAATTGGTTTGCCAATTAGAATCACTGTTGGTAAAAAAGCCGGTGACGGAATTGTTGAACTAAAGATTAGAAGTACCGGTGAGACAATTGAAGTAAATAAAGATGAATTAGTAAATTCAGTAAAAATATTGCTTAAGAATCAGTAA
- a CDS encoding isoprenyl transferase: MLMTDDSKRQLDPDILVPKHIAIIMDGNGRWAKRKGQPRIAGHKQGMNNVKTIATAASHLGVKVLSLYAFSTENWSRPSKEVNFLMKLPVDFFGTFMPDLIKENIQVFVTGFTDHLPEKTRKVVLKAVEDTKDNTGMILNFAFNYGGRAEIVNAAKNLAIEAASGSIDPNEIDDSMFSDHLLTNQLKDLADPDLLIRTSGEERISNFMLWQLAYTEMIFDDSYWPDFSVADLVEDIKEFDRRDRRFGSV; the protein is encoded by the coding sequence ATCCTGATGACAGACGATAGTAAAAGACAATTAGATCCAGATATATTAGTCCCGAAACATATTGCAATTATTATGGATGGCAATGGACGTTGGGCCAAAAGAAAAGGTCAACCGAGAATTGCTGGTCATAAGCAAGGCATGAATAATGTCAAAACAATTGCAACCGCTGCTAGTCATTTAGGCGTGAAGGTTTTGAGCCTTTATGCTTTTTCAACTGAAAATTGGAGTCGACCTAGTAAAGAGGTCAATTTCTTGATGAAGTTGCCAGTGGACTTCTTTGGGACTTTTATGCCTGATCTAATTAAAGAGAACATTCAAGTGTTCGTAACCGGATTTACTGATCACTTGCCAGAAAAAACCAGAAAAGTAGTTTTGAAAGCAGTTGAGGATACCAAGGATAATACTGGGATGATCCTCAATTTTGCTTTCAACTATGGTGGTCGTGCCGAAATTGTCAATGCTGCTAAAAATTTGGCAATTGAGGCTGCTAGTGGTTCAATAGATCCAAATGAGATAGATGATTCAATGTTTTCAGACCATTTGTTAACTAATCAATTAAAAGATTTAGCTGATCCTGATTTGTTGATCAGAACTAGTGGTGAAGAGCGAATCTCTAACTTTATGCTTTGGCAATTAGCTTACACAGAAATGATTTTTGACGACAGTTATTGGCCTGATTTTTCGGTAGCTGACTTAGTTGAAGACATTAAAGAATTTGATCGTCGAGATCGACGCTTCGGATCGGTTTAG
- a CDS encoding phosphatidate cytidylyltransferase produces the protein MKQRVITAVIALAIFIPILLAGGVWLEVAAAALAAVGVFEIYIMRKRIIVSFDFLVTILGTLALVVPNGFYQGWFPKSISRLDLFYVFAVILLIITVLTKNKFNFEDAGVSIVAMLYIGTGFHYLAAVRNSQPGLGLLMYALIVVWSTDIFAYTFGRKIGKHKLWPAISPNKTWEGTIAGIIMALILSGIYMIFVPQEYSMTTMLIIAFVLSIMGQMGDLIESAYKRYYKVKDSGNILPGHGGILDRFDSMLIVLPLLHIFGLV, from the coding sequence ATGAAACAACGTGTCATTACTGCCGTTATTGCATTAGCAATTTTTATTCCCATATTGCTTGCAGGTGGAGTTTGGTTAGAAGTTGCTGCCGCAGCTCTGGCCGCAGTTGGTGTATTTGAAATTTATATCATGCGAAAGAGAATTATCGTTTCGTTTGATTTTTTAGTAACTATTTTAGGAACATTAGCTTTAGTTGTACCTAATGGATTTTATCAAGGCTGGTTTCCTAAGAGTATCTCTAGATTAGATTTATTTTATGTTTTTGCGGTAATTTTGTTGATAATTACTGTTTTAACTAAGAACAAATTTAATTTTGAAGATGCTGGTGTTTCAATTGTTGCCATGCTGTATATTGGAACAGGTTTCCATTATTTGGCAGCTGTTAGAAATTCACAGCCAGGTTTAGGATTGTTGATGTACGCTTTGATTGTTGTTTGGTCAACCGATATTTTTGCTTATACATTTGGTAGAAAAATTGGTAAACATAAGTTGTGGCCCGCAATCAGTCCTAATAAAACTTGGGAGGGTACTATTGCTGGAATTATTATGGCATTGATCCTTTCAGGTATTTATATGATTTTTGTTCCACAAGAGTATTCAATGACGACGATGTTAATAATCGCTTTTGTTCTATCAATTATGGGACAAATGGGTGATCTGATCGAATCAGCCTATAAGCGTTATTACAAAGTAAAAGATTCTGGAAATATCTTGCCAGGTCATGGTGGGATTCTCGATCGTTTCGATAGTATGTTGATTGTCTTACCATTGCTACATATATTCGGTTTAGTATAA
- the rseP gene encoding RIP metalloprotease RseP gives MTAIITFIIVFGILVIVHEFGHYYAAKKSGILVREFSVGMGPKIVAYRKNHTTYTLRLLPLGGYVRMAGAQEDDSDIQPGTMASLVLNNQNKVTKIITSSKVYDANAVPVQISKSDLVDDLEIEGYENGDESVVKKYSVDHDATIVEEDGTEVQIAPRDVQLQSVSVWKRMITNFAGPFNNFILAVLAAILAAFMMNGVATNQLGHIEKNSIAQQAGLKVNDTILSVNGKSTGSWTALSTNIQNNPGKRVSLKVKSSDKVRTVKLTPKSVKSQGQSFGFIGIMPKRDSSIGAKIKYGFSYSWGTTVAVFHALGKMVSGGFNINQLSGPVGIYSMTSQVASQGLVNIILFTSMLSMNLGIVNLIPIPALDGGKILLNIVEAIRRKPIPEQYETVITLIGVGILVLLMIAVTWNDIQRFFIK, from the coding sequence ATGACCGCGATAATTACATTTATAATTGTTTTTGGGATATTAGTAATTGTTCATGAATTTGGACACTATTATGCTGCTAAAAAGTCAGGAATTTTAGTTCGTGAATTTTCAGTTGGGATGGGTCCAAAAATTGTCGCTTATCGTAAAAACCATACGACGTATACTTTGAGGCTCTTGCCTTTAGGTGGTTACGTTCGTATGGCGGGTGCACAAGAGGATGATTCTGATATTCAACCAGGAACAATGGCATCTTTAGTATTAAATAATCAAAATAAAGTAACTAAAATTATAACTTCCAGTAAAGTTTACGATGCAAATGCGGTCCCAGTACAGATTTCTAAGTCTGATTTAGTTGATGACTTGGAAATTGAAGGTTACGAAAATGGCGATGAATCGGTAGTAAAGAAGTATTCAGTCGACCATGATGCCACAATTGTTGAAGAGGATGGTACTGAGGTGCAAATCGCACCACGCGATGTACAACTTCAGTCCGTTTCCGTTTGGAAGCGAATGATCACTAATTTTGCTGGACCATTCAATAACTTTATTCTAGCTGTTCTAGCAGCAATTCTTGCCGCCTTTATGATGAATGGTGTAGCAACTAATCAGTTAGGGCATATTGAAAAGAATTCCATTGCACAACAAGCTGGCTTAAAAGTAAACGATACAATTTTAAGCGTTAATGGTAAAAGCACTGGTTCTTGGACCGCTTTGTCAACTAACATTCAAAATAATCCTGGTAAAAGGGTTAGCTTGAAAGTTAAATCTAGTGATAAAGTGAGAACCGTCAAATTGACACCTAAGTCTGTTAAGTCACAAGGTCAAAGTTTTGGATTTATTGGAATTATGCCTAAGCGTGATTCCAGTATTGGAGCTAAAATCAAGTATGGCTTTTCCTATAGTTGGGGAACGACTGTAGCAGTTTTCCATGCCCTAGGTAAAATGGTGTCAGGTGGTTTTAATATCAATCAATTATCAGGTCCAGTGGGGATCTATTCGATGACCTCACAAGTCGCCTCGCAAGGCTTGGTTAATATTATTTTGTTCACGTCGATGCTATCAATGAACTTGGGTATTGTTAATTTAATTCCGATTCCAGCATTGGATGGAGGAAAAATTCTGTTAAATATCGTTGAAGCAATCAGAAGAAAGCCCATACCAGAACAATATGAGACTGTTATTACCTTAATTGGTGTTGGGATATTGGTCTTATTAATGATTGCCGTTACTTGGAATGATATTCAGCGTTTCTTTATAAAATAG